A segment of the Anopheles cruzii chromosome 2, idAnoCruzAS_RS32_06, whole genome shotgun sequence genome:
GCCAACGGATGTtgtgtacattttttaaactagTGCACCTCTCGACGGTTATGCAAACTTTCATagcacaaaaataaatatagacGACAGAAAGACGAGACAGACAAGacagaaaaatgaaaacaaggATAAATAAATCGCTTTCAACATTAACTAAGTGCCCGTTGTCTATTGTTCTAGGCTACCGTGCTATGTGCCAGTCTCTTTCTCTACCTTATCACCTGTATCCCACGTTCTATTCCGTTCGGCAGTTTTTGTAAAGGTTAACAATAACCGTTTCCCTGCGCATTATCCTAAACATGTCTGGCCGCGCAGCTTGTCACTCGTATTTCGCCTAACGTCACCCGTAATAAACTATTCTGTGGTTCTGTTTTGCATCATTCCCATTTTCTCATCAAACGTACCAAAAAGCCTAATTTTCACGATCGAGACGACTTTTGTACCGTCTCATAATGTATGGATTTTCCTAATTATCTGCacactttcttttcgcccgAACTTCGGTCTAGGATGAGCAGGGTAACTACCAAATAGTACGGCTAGGACAACATTGCTGCCACTAAAGTGTAACAATAAAGAACAGGGGCAGCAACGACACACACAAGATTTTGCTTTAATGCGAGCGAACCTCGGGGATCCAACGCGAGAACCTCGGTTCTCCTATGTGATCCGTGAACACTCGTTCGAATCGTGTATACACCCGGAAAGCAATGCCTTTTGTTGTCGGTGATTGTGGGATAAAGCAAGCAAACATAATCTGAAACGATACTGGCAGAGTGATACTCTGCTGTCTCGTGGCGGCGCTAAAGTAAGTTGTATAATATTTACTAGCATATAGTTGAATTCCTGTTCGCAGCGAGATTACAGCGCTAACCAGGGATAGTACTGTAGTGCTTCCTTCGATCGGTCGCCGTAATCATAGGTTACCTCCACGCCTTTCTCAATGTCATCTTTGGCTATTAGCACCAAATGGGGCCGATTGTCAATGCTGACCGTTTTGGTCAACAGGTTGCCATTCCGCGAATGGTTCACCAGGCGTCCCAGTTTACCACTTTCGGCCGTTGCATCGATGCTATGAAAATGGCAAAGGGAGAAACGTAGGATATTAGTACAGTCTACACACAACCCACTGACTGAATCGGTGACCAGGCGGACGGAGTATTATAGTAAAGAACTTTACCAGTGTTggatgtttttgtgtttaaagTAGTACATGTAACATCCAGTGTTATCGTCCTCGGCATAACTTTGCTCACGCTGTTTCGCTTCGGCAACAGTTATCAGATCACCAATGTACTCCACGACGAACTCGCCTTTGCTGAAGCTGCGCGTAGTGACAATGCCACGGCCTTTTCCTTCAAAATGCTCAATCTGTGGAAGGGGACAAGACAAAAACCAGGTGAAAAGGATTCTCGAGGTATTACCAGTAGCCAAACCAAGCATACCTTTAAACCCTCTTCCCGCCCGTCACGGATGGCTAGTTCAATATCGCGGTCACGTTCAACTTGAActtcctttttcgtttttcttacGCTACGTCGCACGGGATAGAACTCGGTAATTTTCTTATTACCGCCAATAGTCGGCTTTCGGGATGGCAGCGGAACGACAATTAACTGACGAGCCATTGCATCGGAATTTTCTCCCTGGCCTTCGGCACTGAAGGTGCCAGCCTGATTCCCGTTCGTCAGCGGTTGAATACCTGGAGCATTCTCGgcatttttaatatttaaccTACGGTGCGGAACACAAGAAGTCAGTAAACGGTATCGGCACTGGTGCTAAAACTCTCTCTGTTGTTACCTCTTACGGGACTTGGTTGATCCTGCCCGGCGGCTTTTCTGATTATTGCCTAACGAGGAGACCAGAGTTCCCCCCGCGGTTGGAAGGCATACAATGGCATTTTTAACGGGTGACGGACAAAGTATCCGATGGGGAGTGGATggttttttgcgcttttccaCACTATCTGTTACATTTGCACCAAACGGCGCTGCTGGCCTGGTGCCCGCAGTCACTGGAGAGGACGACGAGGTCGTATTTGCATCACTGACGGACAAGATTACGACACCACTGTCGCCACTGTCACACGAGTTGCTGTCCTCCTGATGCAGACACATTTCCGCCGTCGAAGTGGTCGAGTCGATCTGCGTTACTTGCGTAGGCTTCGACAGGTCCAAAGCGAATGGGTGCTCGAGGCTTTTGATAGGTGTTTGTGGTTGATCCGGATCGCTACCGCGAGTTTGGCAATTCGGTGACGTTACGATTCCATTCCACGGGGAATCGTTctttggttgcgatggcgACGAGAACAGAGTGCTTTTCAGATCCGCTGACGCTAGGAAGGAGGAGCTTTGCAGTATGATGCACGCCCGGGTCGGCGAGGTTGGGGTTTTCTCAAAATTCAAACTGAGCACAGGCTCCTGCAGGaatatgttgttgttgttgttgttatggtTATTGCTCTTCCTTGGTCCGTTTGATTTGTTCCCATGGTCGCTTGGGTGCGTTATGGCAGTAATGCacaggtcgtcgtcgtcgtcgtcgtccccgccATGTTGGGCGTCAAAGGCATCGCATGTGTTTTCGTCCGTGATGTCGACAAATCTTTCGTTGGCTCTAGATGCTGCCAATGGTTGAACAGTCGGGACATTTTTGGACTTCACCGTCGTCTGCAAATAGCGCGATATGTCTGACGTGTGCGTGCGTCTACCACCCCTCAGC
Coding sequences within it:
- the LOC128267366 gene encoding histone-lysine N-methyltransferase PR-Set7, whose product is MIKGRRARAVGGGTKKSGSSSAKSCPTMHEDTASPKRKDLKFDRSNNEQHTATGAALANKSSALSNEPMLLRGGRRTHTSDISRYLQTTVKSKNVPTVQPLAASRANERFVDITDENTCDAFDAQHGGDDDDDDDLCITAITHPSDHGNKSNGPRKSNNHNNNNNNIFLQEPVLSLNFEKTPTSPTRACIILQSSSFLASADLKSTLFSSPSQPKNDSPWNGIVTSPNCQTRGSDPDQPQTPIKSLEHPFALDLSKPTQVTQIDSTTSTAEMCLHQEDSNSCDSGDSGVVILSVSDANTTSSSSPVTAGTRPAAPFGANVTDSVEKRKKPSTPHRILCPSPVKNAIVCLPTAGGTLVSSLGNNQKSRRAGSTKSRKRLNIKNAENAPGIQPLTNGNQAGTFSAEGQGENSDAMARQLIVVPLPSRKPTIGGNKKITEFYPVRRSVRKTKKEVQVERDRDIELAIRDGREEGLKIEHFEGKGRGIVTTRSFSKGEFVVEYIGDLITVAEAKQREQSYAEDDNTGCYMYYFKHKNIQHCIDATAESGKLGRLVNHSRNGNLLTKTVSIDNRPHLVLIAKDDIEKGVEVTYDYGDRSKEALQYYPWLAL